GAGCCTTGCTGCGGTGAAATATTGCGTAAGAGTTTATATCGATTTTAACTGCGTGCTACTGTATAAGTATGTAGTTGACTTCGGAGAAACTTGCAGCGGGTCAACGAGAAGTAGCGAGGTCACTCGCTGTATTCATTGGTTTTCAATCTCGCCAAGGGAACACGTCACTGTATAAGATCATCACAATCATGCTGATTCAAGAACAATGGAGatgttggcgttgatgagCATTGGTGCGAGCTGAGTTTCAGCCCTTCAGCCCTCAGCCTCGAGGAGTGGTTACAGCGGGTCACGTTTTGGCCTAAGCGACCGCCTTGCCAGGCATCCAGCTCAgtggctggcgctggctgctggtTTATTATTGCTAGCTTGAGGCGACTATTAGGAGTCAGTCCCCTTAactctctcttccccccACTACCGCTCATCTCCACCACCGTTTCCTCGCTCCTGTTATTTCTCCTCATTCCTGCTTCATCTCCTATCCGACTTCCAATTTCACAACTTCCCCGCCAACTACTCTCATCATGGTACactttccttccttctcaTCGTGGATGCTGCGTCCAAAACGCACCCCCGCTTTGCGGGGCAGATCTACCGGTGTCCTGTGCAGATGAGCTGACGAGTTCACCCCCCAGGCCGACTCTTTGACCGAAGAACAGGTTTCCGAATACAAGGAGGCCTTCTCCTTATTTGTAAGTGCCATTGATTCCATTGGTATCAATTAAATAGCTTTTCCGGCAGGGTACTAATCTACTCTGCGCTTAACAGGACAaggatggcgatggttaGTGTGCTCCCCGCGATAACTTAGTCGCATACGCCCAATGTCGACATCATAATTCTATGTAATTGGACATTGACACACGATTCAGGCCAGATCACTACCAAGGAGCTCGGCACCGTGATGCGCTCGCTCGGCCAGAACCCTTCAGAGTCTGAGCTTCAGGACATGATCAACGAAGTCGACGCTGACAACAATGGCACCATTGATTTCCCAGGTACGTGGCCTTGCAAGAATTAAAAATGATCGTGAAATCGAACAACTTTTAACTGTCATTTAGAGTTCCTCACGATGATGGCTAGAAAGATGAAGGACACCGactccgaggaggaaattcGGGAGGCATTCAAGGTTTTCGACCGTGATAACAATGGCTTCATCTCGGCTGCCGAGCTGCGCCACGTCATGACCTCCATTGGTGAGAAGCTcactgatgatgaagtcgacGAGATGATTCGTGAGGCGGATCAGGATGGTGATGGCCGGATTGACTGTACGTTGGCTTCCCCGATTATGATTTGACGGTCAGA
Above is a window of Aspergillus puulaauensis MK2 DNA, chromosome 2, nearly complete sequence DNA encoding:
- the CAM1_1 gene encoding calmodulin (COG:T;~EggNog:ENOG410PK2F;~InterPro:IPR011992,IPR039030,IPR002048,IPR018247;~PFAM:PF00036,PF13499,PF13405,PF08726,PF13202, PF13833;~go_function: GO:0005509 - calcium ion binding [Evidence IEA];~go_process: GO:0019722 - calcium-mediated signaling [Evidence IEA]); its protein translation is MRSLGQNPSESELQDMINEVDADNNGTIDFPEFLTMMARKMKDTDSEEEIREAFKVFDRDNNGFISAAELRHVMTSIGEKLTDDEVDEMIREADQDGDGRIDYNEFVQLMMQK